One window of the Rhodothermia bacterium genome contains the following:
- a CDS encoding PKD domain-containing protein, with protein sequence MYNIKKIGHALLLLLLFYGGVMGQTATQVAQQTRNGKSLYVKLMGGLNVYGGDTDGIPHYKKISLVEIGDYLKALGYSGRLEIGLPITKRFDVALAGEYGHYPNIEPSEGAFALPFSQGKISDEKRLHLDLLGRFNVLPDNTINPFVQLGANLTFGKTTDIVTSAKSTKLGFGPSGGFGLDVKVSDRLSVVLENNHALVFPDIAVDGADYAKQFGSSGDDQDHDWLSFYGIGAKLKIGNGVGCSPIDILQINGPRTLTLTEEGNFTSTLNTSASTPAEYYWDFGDGTVAQGMNVSHKFGKPGTYTVTFSATNCGGTDVESFPITVSGATAQPNLSIVSLTPSMTSAKVGEVIRFNSEVRGTAPISYRWNFGDGSTSNAATPTHSYTTPGTYTVILEAQNASGIDRRMQTIEIMRSSIDACDAITELNSVYFAFGSSQLDANAQSRLMENVDVLKGCQSLNIRINGYADHLEPNAMTITQRRAQAVADFYISKGITSNRLGTSGKGRDAVSCDKEDPGKGCRRNRRAESLPVKK encoded by the coding sequence ATGTATAACATCAAAAAAATTGGTCACGCACTTCTGTTATTGCTTTTATTTTACGGGGGAGTGATGGGGCAAACAGCGACGCAAGTTGCACAACAAACAAGAAACGGTAAAAGCCTATATGTCAAGCTTATGGGAGGACTGAACGTATATGGCGGTGATACAGACGGGATTCCACATTATAAAAAAATATCTTTGGTTGAGATTGGGGACTATTTAAAAGCACTTGGGTATTCAGGCCGCTTAGAAATTGGTCTTCCGATAACAAAGCGCTTTGATGTGGCACTTGCCGGAGAATATGGCCATTATCCCAATATTGAACCCAGTGAAGGGGCTTTTGCGCTTCCATTTTCTCAAGGCAAGATCAGTGATGAAAAAAGATTGCACTTAGACCTACTTGGTCGTTTTAATGTCTTACCAGACAATACCATAAACCCCTTTGTACAGCTTGGGGCAAACCTGACGTTCGGCAAAACAACCGATATTGTAACATCTGCTAAATCCACAAAATTAGGCTTTGGCCCCTCTGGCGGCTTTGGTCTGGACGTGAAGGTGAGTGATAGATTGAGCGTCGTTTTGGAAAACAACCATGCACTGGTTTTTCCGGATATTGCGGTTGACGGGGCAGACTATGCCAAGCAATTTGGGTCTTCGGGGGATGACCAAGATCATGATTGGCTAAGTTTTTATGGTATTGGAGCAAAACTAAAAATTGGCAACGGCGTAGGTTGTTCTCCTATAGACATTCTCCAAATCAATGGGCCTCGCACGTTGACGCTCACCGAAGAAGGCAACTTCACTTCTACCCTTAACACCTCCGCAAGCACGCCCGCAGAATACTACTGGGACTTTGGAGACGGAACGGTGGCGCAAGGCATGAATGTTTCTCATAAATTTGGAAAGCCCGGAACCTATACCGTCACTTTTTCGGCTACTAATTGCGGGGGGACGGATGTAGAAAGTTTCCCGATCACCGTTTCTGGGGCAACAGCCCAGCCCAATTTGTCCATTGTGTCGCTAACACCTTCGATGACCTCTGCAAAGGTTGGGGAAGTCATCCGCTTTAATTCGGAGGTTCGCGGAACGGCTCCAATTTCGTATCGGTGGAATTTCGGAGATGGAAGTACCTCTAATGCGGCCACACCAACGCACAGCTATACCACACCCGGCACTTACACCGTGATCTTGGAAGCACAAAACGCTTCTGGCATTGACCGTAGAATGCAAACCATCGAGATTATGAGATCTTCGATAGATGCTTGTGATGCCATAACCGAGCTAAATTCTGTATATTTCGCCTTTGGTAGTTCTCAACTGGACGCAAATGCACAAAGCCGGCTTATGGAGAATGTGGATGTATTAAAAGGCTGCCAAAGCCTAAATATCCGTATAAATGGTTATGCGGATCACTTAGAGCCAAACGCAATGACCATTACACAACGCCGCGCACAAGCAGTAGCAGATTTTTATATCTCTAAAGGGATCACCTCCAACCGTTTGGGGACTTCGGGGAAAGGGCGTGACGCTGTTTCTTGTGATAAAGAAGACCCCGGAAAAGGTTGCCGTAGAAATCGTAGGGCAGAGTCTCTCCCTGTAAAGAAATAA
- the typA gene encoding translational GTPase TypA, with protein sequence MKQQQLRNIAIIAHVDHGKTTLVDAMLWQSGTFRENQDVADRVMDSMDLEREKGITIMAKNTAIHYEDFKINIVDTPGHADFGGEVERTLRMVDGVLLLVDAAEGPLPQTRFVLQKALSLGLPPIIVINKIDRQDARPQEVLNEIYDLFLDLDANDEQIEFPYLYAVAREGKCSDDLEKPLTDLKPLFETIINHVPPPAGSPEASFQFLVTNVIPNEYLGPLAIGRVMQGSIRNKQRVALCKTDGSQSFMQTTGLFDYEGLKHVPMDLAGPGDIIAIAGMAGIGLGDSIADAENPQPLPPLHVDEPTLSMEFRINDSPFVGREGKFVTSQRLRERLYKEVETNLAMKVEDTSTADTFMVFGRGELQMAILIEQMRREGYEFSVGQPQVLIKMVRGSKHEPFEQILVDVDEAYSGVVIQKLALRKGTMTKMINHGLGRVRMEFEIPSRGLIGYRTEFMTDTKGTGLLNHFFLAYRPWAGNIVHRTTGALVSDRNGKTTGYAILGLQERGELFVEPAEDVYTGMIIGENARDADLDVNITKEKKLTNMRAASADSFEKLIPPRRMSLEEMIEFIREDELIEITPKSLRLRKRYLDINERKRYMNLQKSEQS encoded by the coding sequence ATGAAACAACAACAACTCCGAAATATTGCCATTATTGCGCACGTAGATCATGGTAAGACGACCTTGGTTGACGCGATGCTCTGGCAGAGTGGTACTTTTAGGGAAAATCAGGATGTGGCAGACCGTGTTATGGATTCGATGGATCTTGAGCGGGAGAAAGGCATCACCATCATGGCTAAAAACACGGCCATTCATTATGAAGATTTCAAAATAAACATTGTAGATACGCCCGGACACGCAGACTTTGGAGGAGAGGTGGAGCGAACTCTACGTATGGTAGATGGTGTATTACTTTTGGTGGATGCAGCGGAAGGTCCGTTACCGCAAACCCGTTTTGTGCTACAAAAGGCGTTGTCGTTGGGGCTGCCTCCCATTATTGTGATCAATAAGATAGACCGTCAAGACGCACGCCCCCAAGAAGTTCTTAATGAGATCTATGATCTGTTCTTGGATTTGGATGCAAACGACGAACAAATAGAATTTCCGTATCTATATGCGGTAGCACGAGAAGGTAAATGTAGCGATGACCTCGAAAAGCCATTAACAGACCTTAAGCCCCTTTTCGAAACCATTATCAACCACGTACCACCTCCAGCGGGTAGCCCAGAGGCTTCTTTTCAGTTTTTGGTAACGAATGTTATTCCAAACGAGTATTTAGGCCCACTCGCCATTGGTCGGGTAATGCAAGGCAGTATTCGGAACAAACAACGAGTTGCCCTTTGCAAAACAGATGGATCCCAGTCGTTTATGCAAACAACGGGCTTATTCGACTATGAAGGACTAAAACACGTCCCGATGGATTTGGCCGGACCCGGTGACATTATTGCCATTGCTGGAATGGCTGGAATTGGATTGGGAGACTCCATTGCCGACGCCGAGAACCCACAGCCCTTACCTCCTTTGCATGTGGACGAGCCGACTCTTTCTATGGAGTTTCGGATAAACGACTCGCCATTTGTGGGACGCGAAGGGAAGTTTGTTACCAGTCAGCGTTTGCGCGAGCGGCTCTATAAAGAAGTGGAGACCAATCTGGCAATGAAAGTGGAAGATACCAGCACCGCCGATACATTTATGGTCTTTGGTAGGGGCGAACTCCAGATGGCGATTCTAATAGAACAGATGCGCCGAGAAGGATATGAGTTCTCCGTCGGGCAGCCACAAGTGTTGATCAAAATGGTGAGGGGAAGTAAACACGAGCCTTTTGAACAAATATTGGTGGATGTAGATGAAGCATATAGCGGTGTTGTCATTCAAAAATTGGCTTTAAGGAAAGGAACCATGACCAAGATGATTAATCATGGTTTAGGGCGTGTACGTATGGAATTTGAGATACCCAGTAGGGGGCTTATTGGATACCGAACGGAGTTCATGACAGATACCAAAGGAACGGGCCTTCTTAACCATTTCTTTTTGGCTTATCGTCCGTGGGCTGGCAATATCGTTCACCGGACAACGGGTGCTTTGGTATCGGATAGAAATGGCAAGACGACAGGATATGCCATTCTTGGGTTGCAAGAACGTGGCGAGCTTTTTGTAGAGCCTGCGGAAGATGTTTATACCGGCATGATCATTGGGGAAAATGCACGAGATGCCGATTTGGATGTAAACATTACCAAGGAGAAAAAGCTGACCAATATGCGTGCGGCCAGTGCCGACTCTTTCGAGAAGCTCATTCCGCCACGTAGAATGTCGTTAGAAGAGATGATTGAGTTTATCCGTGAAGATGAATTGATCGAGATAACCCCAAAATCACTCCGGCTACGGAAGCGATACCTTGATATTAATGAGCGGAAGCGATACATGAACCTCCAGAAGTCCGAACAATCCTAA
- a CDS encoding succinate dehydrogenase/fumarate reductase iron-sulfur subunit — protein MTIHLRVWRQSDPNAKGNFEQYSLDTVNPHMSFLEMLDVLNEKLTKEGKVPVEFDHDCREGICGSCGVVINGTAHGPQQRTASCQLHMRHYKDGDSITIEPWRAKAFPIVRDLVVDRSSFDRIQEAGGYVSVKTGSAPDAHATPIGKEVADEAFDYAACIGCGACVAACPNASASLFTAAKVSQLALLPQGQPERKRRVIAMVDQMKAEGFGDCSNHGECEAVCPKGISISGIARMRREYFKAILTSK, from the coding sequence ATGACCATACACCTACGGGTTTGGCGACAATCCGACCCGAATGCCAAAGGCAACTTTGAGCAATACAGTCTCGATACTGTAAATCCTCATATGTCCTTTTTAGAGATGTTAGACGTCTTGAACGAAAAGTTGACAAAAGAAGGAAAAGTACCTGTTGAATTTGATCATGACTGCCGAGAAGGAATCTGCGGTAGTTGTGGTGTTGTCATTAATGGGACGGCGCATGGACCACAGCAGCGCACCGCCTCTTGTCAATTGCATATGAGGCACTATAAAGACGGGGATTCTATTACCATAGAACCTTGGCGAGCAAAAGCCTTTCCGATTGTACGGGATTTGGTTGTTGATCGCTCTTCGTTCGATCGTATTCAAGAAGCGGGTGGCTATGTCTCTGTCAAAACAGGTTCAGCTCCCGATGCACACGCGACCCCGATTGGGAAAGAAGTAGCAGATGAGGCATTTGACTATGCGGCTTGTATTGGTTGCGGCGCTTGTGTTGCCGCTTGCCCCAATGCTTCTGCTTCATTGTTTACGGCAGCCAAAGTAAGCCAATTGGCCCTACTACCACAGGGTCAGCCAGAGAGAAAACGCCGCGTAATAGCAATGGTAGATCAAATGAAGGCAGAAGGCTTCGGGGATTGCTCGAATCATGGGGAGTGTGAGGCGGTCTGCCCGAAAGGAATTTCTATTTCAGGCATTGCACGGATGCGTCGGGAATACTTCAAGGCCATCCTTACGAGTAAGTAA
- a CDS encoding fumarate reductase/succinate dehydrogenase flavoprotein subunit: protein MSKLDARIPAGPVSEKWTRFKQNMKLVNPANKRKHTIIVVGTGLAGAAAAASLAELGYNVKAFCIQDSARRAHSIAAQGGINAAKNYAGDGDSIYRLFYDTVKGGDYRAREANVYRLAETSVDIIDQCVAQGVPFAREYGGLLDNRSFGGAQLSRTFYARGQTGQQLLLGAYGALNKTINAGQVQMYARHEMLDVVVVDGKARGIICRNLVTGEYERHSGSAVLLCTGGYGNVFYLSTNAKNSNVTAAWKAYKKGALFGNPCFTQIHPTCIPVSGDYQSKLTLMSESLRNDGRVWVPKKKEDCQKHPNEIPEGDRDYFLERRYPSFGNLVPRDVASRNAKYVCDEGRGVGETGLAVYLDFADAISRLGKGTIEARYGNLFEMYERITGENPYEVPMRIYPAVHYTMGGLWVDYSLMTTIPGLFALGEANFSDHGANRLGASALMQGLADGYFVAPYTVTDYIASNSLEAVNESHPAFEEAEKESSDRIQKLLGIKGNKTVLEYHRELGKIMWNQVGMSRNKAGLEKAIIDIQALREDFWKNVYVPGEANTMNKSLEFANRVADFLELGELMARDALYREESCGGHFREEYQTEEGEAQRNDDDFAYVSSWEYMGDNAEPVLHKEALVFENVKLTQRSYK, encoded by the coding sequence ATGTCGAAATTAGATGCGCGCATTCCTGCCGGCCCCGTATCCGAGAAGTGGACGCGATTCAAGCAAAATATGAAGCTTGTAAATCCGGCAAATAAACGTAAACACACCATTATTGTCGTAGGGACTGGCTTGGCCGGAGCCGCCGCAGCAGCGAGTTTAGCAGAACTTGGGTATAATGTAAAAGCTTTTTGTATTCAAGACTCTGCCCGCCGTGCGCACTCCATTGCGGCCCAAGGGGGGATCAATGCCGCAAAAAACTATGCTGGAGATGGCGACTCTATTTATCGCCTTTTTTATGATACGGTCAAAGGCGGGGATTACCGAGCAAGAGAGGCCAATGTGTATCGTCTTGCAGAGACAAGTGTGGACATCATAGACCAGTGTGTGGCACAAGGGGTTCCCTTTGCAAGAGAATATGGTGGCTTGTTGGATAACCGCTCATTTGGTGGTGCACAACTTTCGCGGACATTTTATGCGCGAGGGCAAACTGGACAACAGCTATTGCTGGGTGCGTATGGTGCATTAAACAAAACAATAAATGCCGGACAAGTACAAATGTATGCCCGACACGAAATGCTGGATGTGGTGGTGGTAGATGGAAAAGCGCGGGGAATCATTTGTCGGAACTTGGTAACAGGTGAGTATGAACGCCACTCCGGAAGTGCCGTATTGCTGTGTACGGGTGGTTATGGAAACGTCTTCTACCTTTCTACCAATGCAAAAAACTCAAACGTAACCGCTGCATGGAAAGCCTATAAAAAAGGAGCGCTTTTCGGAAACCCCTGCTTTACGCAAATCCACCCAACGTGTATTCCGGTATCGGGAGACTATCAGTCTAAGCTCACACTCATGTCGGAGTCTCTACGGAATGACGGACGGGTCTGGGTTCCCAAGAAAAAAGAAGACTGCCAAAAACATCCGAATGAGATTCCAGAAGGAGACCGAGACTATTTCCTCGAACGCCGTTATCCCAGTTTCGGGAACTTAGTACCACGTGACGTCGCCTCGCGGAATGCAAAATATGTCTGCGACGAAGGCAGAGGCGTAGGCGAAACCGGCTTAGCAGTTTATTTGGACTTTGCCGACGCAATTAGCCGTTTGGGAAAAGGAACCATTGAAGCACGCTATGGGAACTTGTTCGAAATGTATGAACGAATTACAGGAGAAAACCCCTACGAAGTGCCGATGCGCATCTATCCAGCCGTGCATTACACCATGGGTGGTCTCTGGGTGGATTATTCGTTGATGACCACTATCCCCGGCCTTTTTGCACTGGGTGAGGCAAATTTCTCCGATCACGGAGCCAACCGCTTAGGCGCAAGTGCCTTGATGCAAGGACTGGCAGATGGATATTTTGTCGCTCCTTATACCGTAACCGATTACATCGCCAGCAATTCACTTGAAGCGGTTAATGAGTCCCATCCGGCCTTTGAAGAAGCCGAAAAAGAATCAAGCGATCGGATACAAAAACTATTGGGGATTAAAGGCAACAAAACGGTTTTGGAATATCACCGCGAGTTGGGCAAGATCATGTGGAATCAGGTGGGGATGTCTCGCAACAAGGCGGGTTTGGAAAAAGCCATCATAGACATTCAAGCACTTCGGGAAGACTTTTGGAAAAATGTCTATGTACCGGGAGAAGCCAATACCATGAACAAGAGTTTGGAGTTTGCCAATCGGGTGGCTGATTTTCTCGAATTAGGGGAACTGATGGCACGAGACGCCTTGTATCGGGAGGAGTCTTGCGGTGGCCATTTTCGCGAAGAATACCAGACCGAAGAGGGCGAAGCCCAGCGTAATGACGATGATTTTGCCTATGTATCTTCATGGGAATATATGGGCGATAACGCCGAGCCTGTTTTACACAAGGAAGCCTTGGTTTTCGAAAACGTTAAACTAACACAACGCAGCTATAAATAA
- a CDS encoding succinate dehydrogenase cytochrome b subunit, producing MSQITESKILTFYRSQTGRKFITGITGIGLMGFLVVHLAGNLGFFIGADAVNAYTAKLHSLGPLVVIVEIGLIAIVLFHAILGISIAQEKKKARPEGYAMHVSGGTPSRMSPASKSMIWTGTVLLLFLILHVWQFRFGPHYDTMLPGGVEPVRDMYKVVVDVFANPLWVAVYMGVMVLLGFHLRHGFWSAFQSIGVMSSRLSNTMYVAALFFAVLIALGFFVLPLYLNLMP from the coding sequence ATGAGCCAAATTACAGAATCCAAAATTCTTACATTCTACCGTTCACAAACAGGCCGTAAATTTATTACAGGTATCACTGGTATTGGTCTGATGGGGTTTTTAGTGGTGCATTTGGCCGGTAATTTAGGCTTTTTTATTGGCGCGGATGCCGTAAATGCCTATACCGCCAAATTGCATAGCTTAGGGCCATTGGTGGTGATTGTGGAAATCGGTCTTATTGCGATCGTGCTATTCCATGCCATTTTGGGCATTAGTATTGCGCAAGAAAAGAAGAAAGCGCGTCCTGAAGGCTATGCCATGCATGTTTCGGGAGGTACGCCAAGCCGGATGTCCCCCGCATCCAAAAGTATGATTTGGACAGGTACTGTTTTACTCTTGTTCTTGATTCTGCATGTTTGGCAATTCCGCTTTGGCCCACACTACGATACCATGTTACCCGGCGGGGTAGAACCTGTGCGGGACATGTATAAGGTGGTCGTAGATGTTTTTGCAAACCCGCTTTGGGTAGCTGTGTATATGGGCGTGATGGTGCTACTGGGCTTTCACCTCCGTCATGGCTTTTGGAGTGCTTTCCAGAGCATCGGCGTGATGAGTTCTCGGCTTTCCAACACCATGTATGTAGCCGCTTTATTCTTTGCAGTTCTCATTGCATTGGGCTTCTTCGTGCTTCCCTTATACTTGAATTTGATGCCTTAA